From Jeotgalibaca dankookensis, one genomic window encodes:
- the rpsO gene encoding 30S ribosomal protein S15, which yields MAISKERKNEIIKAYAIHEGDTGSPEVQIAVLTEEINHLNEHARVHKKDHHSYRGLMKKVGHRRNLLAYLRNKDVPRYRELIQRLGLRR from the coding sequence ATGGCAATTTCAAAAGAACGTAAAAATGAAATTATCAAAGCATATGCTATTCATGAAGGAGATACTGGTTCTCCAGAAGTGCAAATTGCTGTATTAACTGAAGAAATCAATCACTTGAACGAACATGCACGTGTACATAAAAAAGACCACCATTCATACCGTGGTTTGATGAAAAAAGTTGGACACCGTCGTAACTTGTTAGCATACTTGCGTAACAAAGACGTTCCACGTTACCGTGAACTAATCCAACGATTAGGTCTACGTCGTTAA
- the pnp gene encoding polyribonucleotide nucleotidyltransferase, producing the protein MTEKKVFQMDWAGRPLQVEIGQVAKQANGAVLVRYGDTVVLTAAVGSKKAKDTNFFPLTVNYEEKMYAVGKIPGGFIKREGRPSENATLTARMIDRPIRPMFQEGFRNEVQITNVIMSVDQACPPEMAAMFGSSLALSISDIPFGGPIAGVNVGRVDGELVLNPTPEQQEQSDIELTVAGTKDAINMVESSAKFVKEEDMLAALLFGHENIKELCEFQEKITAEIGKEKMEVTLLATDLDLATEANELFSVKMKNAILTKDKLQRNDNIDAVKSEIDDYFTKKFMESENFVEIMKDIQQITEDIEKEQVRLLITKDKIRPDFRKVDEIRDLDSEVGILPRVHGSGMFTRGQTQAISAATLAPLGEHQILDGLGLEESKRFIHHYNFPQYSVGSTGRAFGPGRREIGHGALGERALKQIIPDVEDFPYMIRLVSDVLESNGSSSQASICAGTLALMDAGVPIKAPVAGIAMGLVKDGENYTILTDIQGMEDHLGDMDFKVAGTREGITALQMDIKIDGITEQILEEALNQGKKARVEILDHLETVMPAPRKELSQYAPKIEMMQIKPDKIKVVIGKGGDTINGIIEETGVKIDIDQDGNVSIASADASMIQRAKEIIDELTREVKVGEVYLGTVKRIEKFGAFVEILKGKDGLVHISEIAKERIKQVEDVLAIGDKIEVKVIEIDRQGRINLSRKVLLEDKE; encoded by the coding sequence ATGACAGAAAAAAAAGTATTTCAAATGGATTGGGCAGGACGTCCTTTACAAGTAGAAATCGGGCAAGTAGCTAAACAAGCAAACGGTGCTGTTTTAGTTCGTTATGGCGATACCGTTGTATTGACTGCTGCAGTTGGATCAAAAAAAGCAAAAGATACCAATTTCTTCCCATTAACAGTTAACTATGAAGAGAAAATGTATGCAGTTGGTAAAATACCCGGTGGATTTATTAAAAGAGAAGGTCGTCCAAGTGAAAATGCGACGCTAACAGCACGTATGATAGACCGTCCGATTCGCCCAATGTTTCAAGAAGGATTTCGTAATGAAGTTCAAATTACAAACGTTATTATGTCAGTAGATCAAGCATGTCCACCAGAAATGGCAGCAATGTTTGGTTCCTCTTTAGCTTTATCAATTTCAGATATTCCTTTTGGAGGACCGATTGCAGGGGTAAATGTGGGCCGTGTTGATGGAGAATTGGTGCTAAATCCAACTCCCGAACAGCAAGAACAATCTGATATTGAATTAACGGTTGCTGGTACAAAAGATGCTATCAATATGGTAGAAAGTAGTGCCAAATTTGTTAAAGAAGAAGATATGCTTGCAGCCTTACTCTTTGGTCATGAAAATATCAAAGAACTCTGTGAATTCCAAGAAAAAATTACTGCAGAAATTGGTAAGGAAAAGATGGAAGTGACCTTATTAGCAACAGATTTAGACTTGGCGACAGAAGCAAATGAACTGTTTAGTGTTAAAATGAAAAATGCTATTTTAACAAAAGATAAATTACAACGAAATGACAATATTGATGCGGTTAAGTCAGAAATTGACGATTACTTTACGAAAAAATTCATGGAATCAGAAAATTTTGTAGAGATTATGAAAGATATCCAACAAATTACAGAAGATATCGAAAAAGAACAAGTTCGCCTTTTGATAACTAAAGATAAAATCCGCCCTGATTTCCGTAAAGTAGACGAAATCCGTGATTTAGATTCAGAAGTAGGCATTTTACCACGGGTTCATGGTTCTGGTATGTTTACGCGTGGACAGACTCAGGCTATTTCAGCTGCTACCCTAGCACCACTTGGTGAGCATCAAATTTTAGATGGTTTAGGACTTGAAGAGAGCAAACGGTTTATTCACCACTACAATTTTCCACAATATTCAGTAGGAAGCACCGGGCGTGCTTTTGGACCTGGTCGACGTGAAATCGGGCATGGTGCGTTAGGCGAACGTGCACTTAAACAAATTATTCCCGATGTTGAAGATTTTCCATATATGATCCGTTTAGTATCAGATGTATTAGAATCTAATGGTTCTTCTTCACAAGCAAGTATCTGTGCGGGCACTTTAGCTTTGATGGATGCAGGTGTTCCAATTAAAGCACCAGTTGCTGGTATCGCAATGGGACTAGTGAAAGATGGCGAAAATTACACCATCCTAACGGATATTCAAGGAATGGAAGATCACCTTGGCGATATGGACTTTAAAGTAGCGGGTACAAGAGAAGGAATTACTGCACTTCAAATGGATATAAAGATTGATGGAATTACGGAGCAAATTTTAGAAGAAGCACTGAATCAAGGTAAAAAAGCACGTGTTGAAATTCTCGATCACTTGGAAACAGTGATGCCTGCACCGCGCAAAGAACTTTCTCAATACGCACCAAAAATTGAAATGATGCAAATTAAACCTGACAAGATAAAAGTTGTCATTGGTAAAGGTGGCGACACCATTAATGGTATTATTGAAGAGACAGGTGTTAAGATTGATATCGATCAAGATGGGAATGTAAGCATTGCTTCTGCCGATGCAAGTATGATTCAACGTGCTAAAGAAATCATTGATGAATTAACACGTGAAGTAAAAGTAGGCGAAGTGTATCTTGGAACAGTAAAACGTATTGAAAAATTTGGAGCCTTTGTTGAGATTCTTAAAGGAAAAGACGGACTCGTCCATATATCTGAAATCGCTAAGGAAAGAATCAAGCAAGTTGAAGACGTACTAGCAATTGGAGATAAAATAGAAGTGAAAGTTATTGAAATTGACAGACAAGGTCGCATAAATTTATCACGTAAAGTTTTACTTGAAGATAAAGAATAA
- a CDS encoding aspartate-semialdehyde dehydrogenase gives MKKYSVAIVGATGAVGKQILYLLEKSTIQIDQLRLLASAKSAGKTEKFKNKEIVVEETTEDSFKDIDLAFFSASGTVTKKYQQVARDLGAIVIDNTSAFRMDADVPLVIPEVNPEQLHAHNQLIANPNCSTIQMVVTLKPIAEAFGLQRVIVSTYQAVSGAGLDALKEMETQTQAVLNGKKPQAHILPSSSDKKHYPIAFNAIPQIDLFSEDGYTLEEWKMINETKKIMKIEALQVAATCVRIPVKSGHSESIYLEVNKDNVTVNDIKKVLENAPGVLLEDKPSNQIYPMAITAAGKKEVFVGRIRRDLDNKKGFHLWVVSDNLIKGAALNAVQIAEKMIDMSLL, from the coding sequence ATGAAAAAATATAGTGTAGCTATTGTAGGTGCAACTGGTGCAGTTGGTAAACAAATATTATACTTACTAGAAAAATCAACCATTCAAATTGATCAATTACGTTTACTAGCTTCCGCAAAATCAGCAGGTAAAACAGAAAAGTTCAAAAATAAAGAAATAGTGGTTGAGGAAACAACAGAAGATTCTTTTAAGGATATTGACCTAGCCTTTTTCAGTGCAAGTGGAACAGTTACCAAAAAATACCAGCAAGTAGCAAGAGATTTGGGAGCCATTGTTATTGACAATACAAGCGCCTTTAGAATGGATGCAGATGTCCCTTTGGTCATTCCAGAAGTAAATCCCGAACAGTTACATGCGCATAATCAGCTAATAGCAAATCCTAACTGTTCGACGATTCAAATGGTGGTTACACTAAAACCAATTGCAGAAGCATTTGGTTTGCAACGGGTGATTGTATCCACCTATCAAGCGGTGAGTGGAGCTGGATTGGATGCCTTAAAAGAAATGGAAACACAAACGCAAGCGGTTCTCAACGGAAAAAAACCTCAGGCACATATCCTGCCATCAAGCTCAGATAAAAAGCACTATCCAATCGCTTTTAATGCTATCCCACAAATTGATTTATTTTCTGAAGATGGTTATACACTAGAAGAATGGAAAATGATTAACGAGACTAAAAAAATCATGAAAATTGAAGCATTACAAGTCGCCGCGACTTGTGTCAGAATACCAGTTAAAAGTGGTCATTCTGAGTCAATTTATCTGGAAGTGAATAAAGATAATGTTACGGTGAACGACATCAAAAAAGTTTTAGAAAATGCTCCTGGAGTCCTATTAGAAGATAAACCGTCAAATCAGATTTATCCAATGGCAATCACAGCAGCAGGAAAAAAAGAAGTATTTGTTGGTAGAATTAGACGTGATCTTGATAACAAAAAAGGGTTCCACCTTTGGGTTGTTTCTGACAATTTAATCAAAGGTGCTGCTTTGAATGCGGTGCAAATTGCGGAGAAAATGATTGATATGTCCTTGCTCTAA